One window of the Salvia splendens isolate huo1 chromosome 1, SspV2, whole genome shotgun sequence genome contains the following:
- the LOC121745796 gene encoding U-box domain-containing protein 33-like isoform X1 translates to MAALLTQPPRPTEDFYSGFSSPVISDTVYVAVGKSVEKTAALLQWTFSMFPGREICLIHVHRPSPLIPTLLGKLPAARASPEIVAAFRNEEREEMDKLLSTYLMTCTRSRVKAGFIIAEAGEVQKGILNLVNLHNITKLVVGAIPDFMKGKKSSCKACHVSKHAPSFCEMWFVDKGKLIWTKQALTSVRIHPPNCQLATSFTENFRSCSLDSVQNEAECVKSSFDVLHSHSMSSSMSLNSCMGSTTLTGPSGSSTLRAKSEEEKLCIQVAELHGEVDESKDEANQELLEQKTVEDEALKAINKVKALESAYSNEMKLRIDAEDELTIAIQEQEMLLKERERISQELQRTMRNIAVLDSRAHEANRRREEVAAELKLIQASIATLRKERQKLQIQKTEAMRWLHRWKSHEQCEDENENKLFCSVEDVYEMPEFSLSDLEAATCCFSETFSIGQGGYGIVYKGEILNKTVAIKKLHLYNTQRQLEFHREVLCLGRLHHPNIVDLIGVCRESWLLVYEYLPGGSLREHLLENNINALLTWKVRAQIVADIASGILFLHSFKPKKIIHGNLKPENILLAPQNRCKISDYMDHMLTAGQAARCPSFRGCSGSSGCLYTDPETHRTGTLTHKSDIYSFGIITLQLVTGKTHGGLVGEVRRTLSRGKVESLLDFSAGEWSTYVARRLVELGLQCCELNSRERPELTLSLVKELQCMPFLEELTAPSFFLCPILRDIMHDPQVAADGFTYEGEAIREWLGNGHETSPMTNAKLSDVNLTPNHSLRLVIQDWIANLKISSG, encoded by the exons ATGGCGGCGCTTCTGACCCAGCCACCACGCCCGACTGAAGATTTTTATTCCGGCTTCTCCTCACCTGTGATTTCTGACACCGTGTATGTGGCGGTTGGGAAGTCGGTGGAGAAGACAGCGGCTTTGCTTCAGTGGACTTTCAGCATGTTTCCGGGGCGGGAAATTTGTTTGATTCATGTGCATCGACCTTCTCCTCTCATCCCAACTCTGT TGGGTAAACTACCAGCTGCTCGAGCAAGTCCTGAAATCGTAGCAGCATTTAGAAATGAGGAGAGAGAGGAGATGGACAAACTCTTATCTACTTACTTAATGACTTGCACCAGATCAAGG GTTAAAGCAGGCTTTATTATTGCTGAAGCTGGCGAAGTTCAGAAGGGAATCCTGAATTTAGTAAATCTGCACAACATAACGAAACTAGTTGTTGGAGCAATCCCAGA TTTCATGAAAGGGAAAAAAAGCTCCTGCAAGGCCTGTCATGTCTCAAAACATGCTCCTTCTTTCTGTGAGATGTGGTTTGTTGACAAAGGAAAGCTGATCTGGACTAAACAAGCTTTGACAAGCGTACGCATTCATCCACCCAACTGTCAGTTAGCTACATCCTTTACCGAGAATTTTAGATCTTGCTCCTTAGACTCCGTCCAGAATGAG GCAGAATGTGTTAAAAGTTCATTTGATGTGCTGCATAGCCATAGCATGTCATCATCAATGAGCCTAAATTCCTGCATGGGAAGCACTACTTTGACAGGACCAAGTGGATCTAGTACTTTGAGAGCAAAGTCTGAGGAAGAGAAATTGTGTATTCAGGTTGCAGAATTACATGGTGAAGTCGATGAATCAAAAGATGAAGCAAATCAAGAGCTCCTGGAGCAAAAAACGGTGGAAGATGAGGCTCTAAAAGCAATTAACAAG GTTAAAGCCTTGGAAAGTGCTTACTCTAATGAAATGAAACTTCGAATAGATGCTGAAGATGAACTTACAATTGCAATTCAAGAACAAGAAATGCTActtaaagaaagagagagaatatctCAAGAGTTACAGAGGACCATGCGGAATATAGCTGTCCTGGATAGTCGTGCACATGAAGCAAACCGCAGACGTGAAGAAGTTGCTGCTGAGTTGAAGCTCATTCAGGCTTCCATTGCTACTTTGCGGAAAGAGAGGCAgaaacttcagattcagaagACTGAAGCTATGAGATGGCTTCATAGATGGAAAAGCCATGAACAATGTGAAGATGAAAATGAGAACAAACTTTTTTGTTCAGTAGAAGATGTTTATGAAATGCCGGAATTTTCATTGTCGGATCTGGAGGCTGCTACATGCTGTTTCTCAGAGACTTTCAGCATTGGCCAAGGAGGGTACGGCATTGTGTACAAGGGGGAAATTTTAAATAAGACTGTTGCCATCAAGAAGCTCCATTTGTACAATACGCAGAGGCAACTAGAGTTCCACAGAGAG GTTCTATGTCTCGGAAGACTGCATCATCCTAATATCGTGGATTTAATTGGAGTATGCCGAGAGTCATGGTTGCTCGTTTATGAGTATTTGCCCGGTGGTAGCCTTCGAGAACACCTGTTGGAAAACAACATTAATGCCCTCCTCACCTGGAAGGTCAGAGCACAAATTGTGGCCGATATTGCAAGTGGCATTTTGTTCCTGCATTCTTTCAAACCTAAAAAGATAATCCATGGAAACTTGAAACCCGAGAATATCCTCCTGGCTCCTCAAAACAGATGCAAAATAAGTGATTACATGGATCATATGCTTACGGCTGGCCAAGCTGCTCGGTGCCCTAGTTTTCGGGGTTGTTCTGGATCCAGTGGTTGTTTATATACCGATCCTGAAACTCATCGAACCGGAACACTGACCCATAAGTCTGACATATATTCATTTGGAATAATCACACTTCAGCTAGTTACAGGCAAAACTCATGGAGGTTTAGTTGGCGAGGTACGCAGGACATTATCACGAGGCAAAGTCGAATCTCTCTTGGATTTTTCTGCAGGAGAGTGGTCAACATATGTGGCTCGAAGGCTGGTAGAGTTGGGGTTGCAATGCTGTGAATTGAACAGTAGGGAAAGACCGGAGCTTACTTTATCGCTCGTTAAAGAGCTGCAGTGTATGCCTTTCTTGGAAGAGCTGACAGCACCATCTTTTTTCTTGTGCCCGATTCTTCGT
- the LOC121745796 gene encoding U-box domain-containing protein 33-like isoform X2 codes for MAALLTQPPRPTEDFYSGFSSPVISDTVYVAVGKSVEKTAALLQWTFSMFPGREICLIHVHRPSPLIPTLLGKLPAARASPEIVAAFRNEEREEMDKLLSTYLMTCTRSRVKAGFIIAEAGEVQKGILNLVNLHNITKLVVGAIPDFMKGKKSSCKACHVSKHAPSFCEMWFVDKGKLIWTKQALTSVRIHPPNCQLATSFTENFRSCSLDSVQNEAECVKSSFDVLHSHSMSSSMSLNSCMGSTTLTGPSGSSTLRAKSEEEKLCIQVAELHGEVDESKDEANQELLEQKTVEDEALKAINKVKALESAYSNEMKLRIDAEDELTIAIQEQEMLLKERERISQELQRTMRNIAVLDSRAHEANRRREEVAAELKLIQASIATLRKERQKLQIQKTEAMRWLHRWKSHEQCEDENENKLFCSVEDVYEMPEFSLSDLEAATCCFSETFSIGQGGYGIVYKGEILNKTVAIKKLHLYNTQRQLEFHREVLCLGRLHHPNIVDLIGVCRESWLLVYEYLPGGSLREHLLENNINALLTWKVRAQIVADIASGILFLHSFKPKKIIHGNLKPENILLAPQNRCKISDYMDHMLTAGQAARCPSFRGCSGSSGCLYTDPETHRTGTLTHKSDIYSFGIITLQLVTGKTHGGLVGEVRRTLSRGKVESLLDFSAGEWSTYVARRLVELGLQCCELNSRERPELTLSLVKELQ; via the exons ATGGCGGCGCTTCTGACCCAGCCACCACGCCCGACTGAAGATTTTTATTCCGGCTTCTCCTCACCTGTGATTTCTGACACCGTGTATGTGGCGGTTGGGAAGTCGGTGGAGAAGACAGCGGCTTTGCTTCAGTGGACTTTCAGCATGTTTCCGGGGCGGGAAATTTGTTTGATTCATGTGCATCGACCTTCTCCTCTCATCCCAACTCTGT TGGGTAAACTACCAGCTGCTCGAGCAAGTCCTGAAATCGTAGCAGCATTTAGAAATGAGGAGAGAGAGGAGATGGACAAACTCTTATCTACTTACTTAATGACTTGCACCAGATCAAGG GTTAAAGCAGGCTTTATTATTGCTGAAGCTGGCGAAGTTCAGAAGGGAATCCTGAATTTAGTAAATCTGCACAACATAACGAAACTAGTTGTTGGAGCAATCCCAGA TTTCATGAAAGGGAAAAAAAGCTCCTGCAAGGCCTGTCATGTCTCAAAACATGCTCCTTCTTTCTGTGAGATGTGGTTTGTTGACAAAGGAAAGCTGATCTGGACTAAACAAGCTTTGACAAGCGTACGCATTCATCCACCCAACTGTCAGTTAGCTACATCCTTTACCGAGAATTTTAGATCTTGCTCCTTAGACTCCGTCCAGAATGAG GCAGAATGTGTTAAAAGTTCATTTGATGTGCTGCATAGCCATAGCATGTCATCATCAATGAGCCTAAATTCCTGCATGGGAAGCACTACTTTGACAGGACCAAGTGGATCTAGTACTTTGAGAGCAAAGTCTGAGGAAGAGAAATTGTGTATTCAGGTTGCAGAATTACATGGTGAAGTCGATGAATCAAAAGATGAAGCAAATCAAGAGCTCCTGGAGCAAAAAACGGTGGAAGATGAGGCTCTAAAAGCAATTAACAAG GTTAAAGCCTTGGAAAGTGCTTACTCTAATGAAATGAAACTTCGAATAGATGCTGAAGATGAACTTACAATTGCAATTCAAGAACAAGAAATGCTActtaaagaaagagagagaatatctCAAGAGTTACAGAGGACCATGCGGAATATAGCTGTCCTGGATAGTCGTGCACATGAAGCAAACCGCAGACGTGAAGAAGTTGCTGCTGAGTTGAAGCTCATTCAGGCTTCCATTGCTACTTTGCGGAAAGAGAGGCAgaaacttcagattcagaagACTGAAGCTATGAGATGGCTTCATAGATGGAAAAGCCATGAACAATGTGAAGATGAAAATGAGAACAAACTTTTTTGTTCAGTAGAAGATGTTTATGAAATGCCGGAATTTTCATTGTCGGATCTGGAGGCTGCTACATGCTGTTTCTCAGAGACTTTCAGCATTGGCCAAGGAGGGTACGGCATTGTGTACAAGGGGGAAATTTTAAATAAGACTGTTGCCATCAAGAAGCTCCATTTGTACAATACGCAGAGGCAACTAGAGTTCCACAGAGAG GTTCTATGTCTCGGAAGACTGCATCATCCTAATATCGTGGATTTAATTGGAGTATGCCGAGAGTCATGGTTGCTCGTTTATGAGTATTTGCCCGGTGGTAGCCTTCGAGAACACCTGTTGGAAAACAACATTAATGCCCTCCTCACCTGGAAGGTCAGAGCACAAATTGTGGCCGATATTGCAAGTGGCATTTTGTTCCTGCATTCTTTCAAACCTAAAAAGATAATCCATGGAAACTTGAAACCCGAGAATATCCTCCTGGCTCCTCAAAACAGATGCAAAATAAGTGATTACATGGATCATATGCTTACGGCTGGCCAAGCTGCTCGGTGCCCTAGTTTTCGGGGTTGTTCTGGATCCAGTGGTTGTTTATATACCGATCCTGAAACTCATCGAACCGGAACACTGACCCATAAGTCTGACATATATTCATTTGGAATAATCACACTTCAGCTAGTTACAGGCAAAACTCATGGAGGTTTAGTTGGCGAGGTACGCAGGACATTATCACGAGGCAAAGTCGAATCTCTCTTGGATTTTTCTGCAGGAGAGTGGTCAACATATGTGGCTCGAAGGCTGGTAGAGTTGGGGTTGCAATGCTGTGAATTGAACAGTAGGGAAAGACCGGAGCTTACTTTATCGCTCGTTAAAGAGCTGCAGT